Proteins found in one Acidimicrobiales bacterium genomic segment:
- a CDS encoding class II aldolase/adducin family protein, translated as MTVTPEDVLAAAKGMLAAGLVAGTAGNVSGRLADGTVCATPSSLPYGPMEVADLVVVDRDGTVVDGSRPPTSELALHLACYRAFPEVHGVVHAHPVHASAFAVVGRPVPAVIEEAVLFVGGDVPVCGFRATGSAALGEEACRHLADRGAALLANHGLVAVGRDPDDALHVATVVERVAHVAWAASALGAAVPVPPDAVGALARAYRARRASSP; from the coding sequence CTGACCGTCACCCCCGAGGACGTCCTCGCCGCGGCCAAGGGGATGCTGGCCGCCGGCCTCGTCGCCGGCACGGCCGGGAACGTCTCCGGGCGGCTGGCCGACGGCACGGTGTGCGCCACCCCGTCGTCGCTGCCGTACGGGCCGATGGAGGTGGCCGACCTGGTCGTCGTCGACCGGGACGGCACCGTCGTCGACGGGAGCCGCCCGCCGACCTCCGAGCTCGCCCTCCACCTCGCCTGCTACCGCGCCTTCCCCGAGGTGCACGGGGTCGTGCACGCCCACCCGGTCCACGCCAGCGCGTTCGCCGTCGTCGGCCGGCCCGTGCCCGCCGTCATCGAGGAGGCCGTGCTGTTCGTCGGCGGCGACGTGCCGGTGTGCGGCTTCCGCGCGACCGGGTCGGCCGCGCTCGGGGAGGAGGCCTGCCGCCACCTGGCCGACCGGGGCGCCGCGCTGCTCGCCAACCACGGCCTGGTCGCCGTCGGCCGCGACCCCGACGACGCCCTCCACGTGGCCACGGTGGTGGAGCGGGTGGCCCACGTCGCCTGGGCCGCGTCGGCGCTCGGCGCCGCCGTCCCCGTCCCCCCGGACGCCGTCGGCGCGCTGGCCCGCGCCTACCGCGCCCGGCGCGCGTCGTCGCCGTAG
- a CDS encoding right-handed parallel beta-helix repeat-containing protein, with protein MPVALASPAAAATIVVGPGQSIQAAIDRADPGDVVVVEAGVYREQLNIYEDNITLRGQNAVLKPPRQLRPNNCADGPGQPSRDGICIFAGVNEQGTIQISNVRVSGFSVLNFPGTGILALFGDRVTIEDNRAVDNGEYGIAAFSSQRTTFRTNRVEGSSEAGLYLGDTTGPGNLVTGNYAAGNGLFGLFVRDALGGTVSGNTAVDNCSGFMFLDTPSNGVGNTAGWRITENVASHNDEVCTPDDEGDPPVAGAGIVLLGAQSTTVEENTVQDHDGRGNPSIASGGIVLADATELGGGVAAANVIRFNTARRNLPNDIDASGAAGVNMIKHNVCQRSDPAELCQQSSP; from the coding sequence ATGCCGGTCGCGCTGGCGTCACCGGCCGCGGCGGCGACGATCGTCGTCGGCCCGGGGCAGTCCATCCAGGCCGCCATCGACCGGGCCGACCCCGGTGACGTCGTCGTGGTCGAGGCGGGCGTCTACCGCGAGCAGCTCAACATCTACGAGGACAACATCACGCTGCGGGGCCAGAACGCCGTCCTGAAGCCGCCGCGCCAGCTGCGGCCGAACAACTGCGCCGACGGGCCCGGCCAGCCGAGCCGCGACGGCATCTGCATCTTCGCCGGCGTGAACGAGCAGGGCACCATCCAGATCTCGAACGTGCGCGTGTCGGGCTTCTCGGTCCTGAACTTCCCGGGGACCGGCATCCTGGCCCTGTTCGGCGACCGGGTGACGATCGAGGACAACCGGGCCGTCGACAACGGCGAGTACGGCATCGCCGCCTTCAGCTCGCAGCGCACGACGTTCCGCACCAACCGGGTCGAGGGCAGCTCCGAGGCCGGGCTCTACCTGGGCGACACGACGGGGCCGGGGAACCTCGTCACCGGCAACTACGCCGCCGGCAACGGGCTGTTCGGCCTGTTCGTCAGGGACGCGCTGGGCGGCACGGTCAGCGGCAACACCGCCGTCGACAACTGCTCGGGCTTCATGTTCCTCGACACCCCGTCGAACGGGGTGGGTAACACCGCCGGCTGGCGGATCACCGAGAACGTCGCCTCGCACAACGACGAGGTGTGCACGCCCGACGACGAGGGCGACCCGCCGGTGGCCGGCGCCGGCATCGTCCTCCTCGGCGCCCAGAGCACCACCGTCGAGGAGAACACCGTCCAGGACCACGACGGGCGCGGCAACCCGTCCATCGCCAGCGGCGGCATCGTCCTCGCCGACGCCACCGAGCTCGGCGGCGGCGTGGCGGCCGCCAACGTCATCCGCTTCAACACGGCCCGCCGCAACCTCCCGAACGACATCGACGCCAGCGGTGCCGCCGGGGTCAACATGATCAAGCACAACGTCTGCCAGCGGAGCGACCCGGCCGAGCTCTGCCAGCAGTCCAGCCCGTAG